The DNA window GGGCGTCTTCCGCGTGCTGGGCGGCATGAACCTCCGGGACTGGGCCGAGGCCCTGGACGTGGAGACTCCGTCGCTGGGCGTGGACACCGTGGGCGGGCTTGTGATGGCGCTGCTGGACCGGATACCGGTCGAAGGGGACTGCGTCCGCTGGGGGGCGTTTGAACTGACGGTGGAAGCGGTGGCGGACCGACGGGCGGTCAGTCTGATCGTGCGGCAGGTGCCCGGGGGGGCTGCCGGGGGGGGCTGCGGTGCTTGAGTGGGCACTCATCGTCGCCGCCATCCTGTTCGCCGGCCTCCACAGCGGCAGCGAGACGGGCACCTACTGCGTGAACCGACTGCGCCTGCGTCTGCGCGCCGAGCAGGGGCAGGCGTCGGCGCGCGCATTGCTGGGCTTCGCGCGGCGGCCGCGCCTGGCCATCAGCGCCCTGCTGATCGGCACCAACGTGGGCAACTACGTGGCCACCGTGCTGATTGCCGGCAAGCTGAACCACGTGCTCGGGGGGGCTCACGCCGAGCTGTACAGCGGCCTGGTTGTGCCGCCGATCCTGCTGGTCTGCGCCGAGATCATCCCCAAGTCCGTCTTCCAGCACCATGCGGATGCGCTGATGTACCGCCTTGTCTGGGCGCTGCAGGTGAGCCAGCGGCTGTTCTATCCCTTCGCGTTGTTCCTGCGGTGGCTGGGGGGCCTGCCCCAGGCGCTTTTGGGGGCGGCTGCTCCGGCGGCGCGGCAGTTCTCGCGCGACGGCTTCCGGTATTACCTGCGCCAGGGCGTCGCACACGGCGTCCTGTCGCCGTTCCAGCAGACGGTGGCGGACAGGGTGCTGCACCTGAAGTCGGCCGACGTGGCCCGGGCCATGACGCCCTTGCAGGACGTCGTCATGCTGCCCGAGGACGCCTCACCGGAGCAGGTGCGGGAGGCGTTCGCCGCAAACCGCTACTCGCGCCTCCCCGTCTACAGGGGCGAGCGCGAGCGCGTCGTCGGTGTTCTGCACGTTATGGACCTGGCCCTGGGCGAGGGGGAGGGCGTCGCTGCGGTGCCGAATGACGTGTTGACCGTGCGACGGGGGACGAGCGTGGCCGACGCCCTCTGGGCGCTGCGCCGGGCGCGCCAGCAACTGGCCGTTGTGACCGACCGCGAGGACCGTGCCGTCGGCATCATCACGGTCAAGGACCTCCTGGAGCAGATCGTGGGCGATCTGGACGGCTGGTAGACGTGTGGTTCCGGGGGGGCGCGCGGAGGATTTTCCGCGCGGCGGGCGACTGTCTCTTGCGCGGGGGGCGGCGTTCGTGTAGGATAATTGTGTGGGGTATCTCTCACCTTCCGGCCGATCCGGCGGGGAAGCCCGACGATCCTCGTGTGCGCCATGCCGCAGACGCGCGTGTACCCACCCGTCGACAGCACGCGGGGATCGGATTCCACCTGACGAACGCGGCGAGACGATCTATGGGCAGGTTCGCATGAGCACCATGAGTACGACGATGGACGTGATGGAGCAGCGGGACGTCAGGCTGGCCAGGCTGCGCAACATCGGCATCATGGCCCACATCGACGCGGGCAAGACCACGGTCGCCGAGCGCATCCTGTACTACACCGGCCGCACGCACCGCATGGGCGACGTGGACGACGGCACCACGACGATGGACTGGATGGACCAGGAGCAGGAGCGCGGCATCACGATCGTCAGCGCCGCCACGACGACCGAATGGCGCGGCCATCGCATCAACCTGATCGACACGCCGGGGCACGTGGACTTCACCGTGGAGGTGGAGCGGTCTCTGCGCGTGCTGGACGGCGCTATCGGGCTCTTCTGCGCCGTCGGGGGCGTCGAGCCGCAGTCGGAGGCCGTCTGGCGGCAGGCCGAGAAGTATGGCGTGCCGACGATTGCGTTCGTGAACAAGATGGACCGGGCCGGTGCCGACTTCGAGCGCGTGGTCCGGGAGATCCGCGACCGGCTGGCCACCACGCCGGTGCCGGTGGTCATCCCTCTGTTCGAGGACGGTCATTTCGTCGGCATCCTGGACCTGATCGAGCAGAAGGCCGTCTACTACGACGACGAGGATCTGGGAGCGACCTACCGTGAGGCGGACGTGCCGGCGGACCGGGCGGCGGAGTTCGCCCGGCATCGCAACCACCTGATCCATGTCGTGAGCGAGGTGGACGAGGGTCTGTTCGAGAAGTACTGCATGGACGAGCCGGTGACGGCCGAGGAGTTGCGCGCCGCTTTGCGCAAGGCGGTGCTGGCGGGGGGCGTGGTGCCGGTGCTGTGCGGTTCGGCGTTGAAGAACAAGGGCATCCAGCGCCTGCTCGACGCCGTGGTCTACTACTTGCCGTCGCCCGCCGACCTGCCCCCGACCGTGGGCTTCTGCGAGGGCGGCGAGCCCGTGGAGCGGATGCACAGCAGCGAGGACCGTCTGGCCGCCCTGGCGTTCAAGGTGGTGAGCGACCGTCACGTGGGCAGGATGATCTACGTGCGCGTCTACTCCGGGCGGCTGACGGCGGGCACGTACGTGTACAACGCGACGAAGGACAAGCGCCAGCGCATCGGGCGCCTGATCCAGATGCACGCGCACCGGCAGGAG is part of the Candidatus Brocadiaceae bacterium genome and encodes:
- a CDS encoding DUF21 domain-containing protein → MLEWALIVAAILFAGLHSGSETGTYCVNRLRLRLRAEQGQASARALLGFARRPRLAISALLIGTNVGNYVATVLIAGKLNHVLGGAHAELYSGLVVPPILLVCAEIIPKSVFQHHADALMYRLVWALQVSQRLFYPFALFLRWLGGLPQALLGAAAPAARQFSRDGFRYYLRQGVAHGVLSPFQQTVADRVLHLKSADVARAMTPLQDVVMLPEDASPEQVREAFAANRYSRLPVYRGERERVVGVLHVMDLALGEGEGVAAVPNDVLTVRRGTSVADALWALRRARQQLAVVTDREDRAVGIITVKDLLEQIVGDLDGW
- the fusA gene encoding elongation factor G, with the translated sequence MEQRDVRLARLRNIGIMAHIDAGKTTVAERILYYTGRTHRMGDVDDGTTTMDWMDQEQERGITIVSAATTTEWRGHRINLIDTPGHVDFTVEVERSLRVLDGAIGLFCAVGGVEPQSEAVWRQAEKYGVPTIAFVNKMDRAGADFERVVREIRDRLATTPVPVVIPLFEDGHFVGILDLIEQKAVYYDDEDLGATYREADVPADRAAEFARHRNHLIHVVSEVDEGLFEKYCMDEPVTAEELRAALRKAVLAGGVVPVLCGSALKNKGIQRLLDAVVYYLPSPADLPPTVGFCEGGEPVERMHSSEDRLAALAFKVVSDRHVGRMIYVRVYSGRLTAGTYVYNATKDKRQRIGRLIQMHAHRQEKRDVLECGEIGVVIGLNDTTTGDTLCEEEHPILLEAIEFPAPVLSVSVAPRSTAERDKLANALAALAQEDPTFTINRNVETGQTIISGMGELHLDVLIERLRREFGVDPEVGPPRVAYRETITRPARIDHKHVKQTGGHGQYAHVVFEIEPLEAGKGFEFVNAVTGGRVPREYVPAIERGVLEAMAEGVYARSPVVDVQVRLVDGSAHDVDSSELAFKTCGRQAFREAFLRGGPVLLEPVCAVRITASEDHSGSVTGSVCSRRGRITGLESRNEGAVQVITGMVPLGEMFGYATELRSLTGGRGTFDMRFEHYERVPAELAEEVVRQRRQNGQ